AAAAGGGTATGAAAACCGTGTCTTTTGACAGTATAGGCGAGAGCAAGATCCTCTACGACGTGGTTTTTTACCAGCTCAAAACCGTTGATTTTTTCAAGAACCCCTCTTTTCATGAAAAGGATCTGGCCAATAGCAAACGAGAAAAAAGGCCATCGTGTCCACAGGACAAGTGGTAGAGGAAGGTATAACACCGTAGCCATGTAGACGGCGGGAAGGATAAGTTTTTCTCCGATGGAATGCGTTTCGTGGAGGGCAAACCCTGAGAGAAAATCTACACCCCAGTGTTGCATGGCACCGAGAAGAAACGAAAGCGTTTGGGGGTGATGAACCGTATCCGCATCGGTAAAAAAGAGGATCTCTCCCGTAGCGGCTTCAAAGAGTTGTTGGCTGGCGTAAGGCTTGCCTTTCCAATCTGGGGGAAGAGGTTTGCCGTTTATAAAACGAAAGTTTGGTTTTCCAGAAAACTCCTTGAGAATAGCTTCTGTATCATCTGTAGAGTTGTCATTTAAGACAATCACCTCATAGTTGGGATAATCCTGCGATAACAGCGATTCAAGACAGGGGCGAATACGATGGGCTTCGTTTCTTGCCGGTATGAGCACGGAAATTTTTGGAAACGATGACGGTTTTCGTGGTTTTGTAGTGAGGCGAAGAAAAATCACATTGACAAGACTGATTGCAAGAAAAAAGAGATTGACCAGGAGTGTTCCATCAAAAGAGAAAGGATCCCATTTTATCATATCTTTCTCTCCCGGGAATTTTTTGTGCTTTTTGTTTTTTTGTGAGTGGACACAGGTTTTAAGCCCACAAAATAGTATAAAGCAGAGAATAAATTTTTGCTTTTTTTAAAAAAAAGGATAAGAAAGAATTTTGAAAAATTTTTAAAAAATGTTTTTCCCTGCAAAAAGGGCGACTTCTGGTGTGTTTATGAGCGGAGAAAGGGAGTTTCTCTCCTGCTTTTTCCAGGGTAGAGGGATACTCTCATAGGAAAGAAATTTGACGTTTTTTTGTTTCTTTGTATATACTATAGATGGGTATGGTATAGGAGGATTGATGTATGGCGAGTTGTCATCAGGGGCCGCATCATTCAGAAGAGGTGAAGCGTGTGCTTCTTACGAGGTTGAAACGGATAGAGGGGCAGATCCGGGGGATATCCCGGATGATAGAAGAAGACCAGTATTGTGATGATATTCTCAACCAGATTACGGCGGTACGGTCGGCTCTCGCAGGGGTCCAGGAAAAGCTTCTTATAGCCCATCTGCGATCCTGTGTTTCTGAACAGATAAGACAGGGACATGGTGAAGCTATTGATGAGGTTGCCCAAACTCTTCGTCGAATGCTCAAGTAGGAAAAAAGGAGGAACGTATGAAATCGTATGTGCTCAGAGTTAGCGGGATG
This sequence is a window from Thermospira aquatica. Protein-coding genes within it:
- a CDS encoding glycosyltransferase, which gives rise to MIKWDPFSFDGTLLVNLFFLAISLVNVIFLRLTTKPRKPSSFPKISVLIPARNEAHRIRPCLESLLSQDYPNYEVIVLNDNSTDDTEAILKEFSGKPNFRFINGKPLPPDWKGKPYASQQLFEAATGEILFFTDADTVHHPQTLSFLLGAMQHWGVDFLSGFALHETHSIGEKLILPAVYMATVLYLPLPLVLWTRWPFFSFAIGQILFMKRGVLEKINGFELVKNHVVEDLALAYTVKRHGFHTLFLDAKNFIRCRMYESFEHGFYGIARVIYAAIGKNFLLFLGLLIGIISAILLPAFFGIRYGFYPASELSKAWLCIGVFLTAWGIFLLDRRQSWLSIVGYPFVFFNLLLAALYSLVKTGLGKGILWKERLVK
- a CDS encoding metal-sensitive transcriptional regulator, producing the protein MASCHQGPHHSEEVKRVLLTRLKRIEGQIRGISRMIEEDQYCDDILNQITAVRSALAGVQEKLLIAHLRSCVSEQIRQGHGEAIDEVAQTLRRMLK